A genomic stretch from Anser cygnoides isolate HZ-2024a breed goose chromosome 30, Taihu_goose_T2T_genome, whole genome shotgun sequence includes:
- the LOC136787576 gene encoding olfactory receptor 14C36-like produces the protein MSNRSSITEFLLLAFADTRELQLLHFGLFLGIYLAALLGNGLILTAVAYDHRLHTPMYFFLLNLALLDLGCISTTLPKAMANVLWDTRAISYQGCAAQLFFVAFLVGAEYSLLTVMSYDRYVAICKPLHYGSLVGSRACAQMAAAAWGSGFLNAVLHTATTFSLPLCQGNAVDQFFCEIPQILKLSCSDAYLKDVGALVCSVSSAFGCFVFIVFSYIQILKAVLRMPSEQGRHKAFSTCLPHLAVVSLFISTGMFAYLKPPSISSPSMDLIVAVLYSIVPSSVNPLIYSMRNQELRVAVRKLYGYLLLWKQ, from the coding sequence ATGTCCAACAgaagctccatcaccgagttcctcctgctggcattcgcagacacgcgggagctgcagctcctgcacttcgggctcttcctgggcatctacctggctgccctcctgggcaacggcctcatcctcaccgccgtagcctacgaccaccgcctccacacccccatgtacttcttcctcctcaacctcgccctccttgacctgggctgcatctccaccactctgcccaaagccatggccaatgtcctctgggacaccagggccatctcctatcaagggtgtgctgcccAACTCTTTTTCGTTGCTTTCTTGGTTGGAGCAGAGTATTcccttctcactgtcatgtcctatgaccgctacgttgccatctgcaagcccctgcactacgggagcctcgtgggcagcagagcttgtgcccagatggcagcagctgcctggggcagtggctttctcaatgctgtcctgcacacggccactacattttccctgcccctctgccaaggcaatgctgtggaccagttcttctgtgaaatcccccagatcctcaagctctcctgctcagatgcctacctaAAGGATgttggggcacttgtgtgtagtgtttcttcagcttttggctgttttgttttcattgttttctcctATATTCAGATCTTAAaggccgtgctgaggatgccctctgagcagggccgacacaaagccttttccacgtgcctccctcacctggccgtggtctccctgtttataagcactggcatgtttgcctacctgaagcccccctccatctcttctccaTCAATGGATCTTATTGTGGCAGTTCTCTACTCAATTGTTCCTTCAtcagtgaaccccctcatctacagcatgaggaaccaggagctcaggGTTGCAGTAAGGAAACTCTATGGATACTTGCTTCTTTGGAAACAATAA